Proteins co-encoded in one uncultured Draconibacterium sp. genomic window:
- a CDS encoding DMT family transporter, whose translation MQNHFGEIAGVLTAVFWTVTSLAFESAGKKVGSLAVNLIRLVIAFFLVGTYSWISRGFFFPTDASLYAWKWLALSGLVGFVIGDLLLFQSFVLIGARIAMLLMALAPPFAALIGWLLLGEVLAPQSWLGMTVTMTGIIIVILKREKSEENGVKIRRFKSSYPIKGILLALGGAMGQAAGLVISKKGMGDYDAFSATQIRILAGTVGFSILFIFIKRWPRVWGALKNGPAMKRITLGAFFGPFLGVSFSLLAVQHTQAGIAATLMAIVPVLIIGPSILLFKEKVNWKEILGAVITVGGVAMFFL comes from the coding sequence ATGCAAAATCATTTTGGAGAAATAGCCGGTGTATTGACTGCCGTATTTTGGACAGTAACTTCGCTGGCATTCGAATCGGCCGGGAAAAAGGTAGGTTCGCTGGCCGTAAATTTAATTCGATTGGTTATCGCTTTTTTTCTGGTTGGTACCTATAGTTGGATAAGTCGTGGTTTTTTCTTTCCGACTGATGCAAGCTTATACGCCTGGAAATGGCTGGCTCTTTCCGGCTTGGTTGGTTTTGTCATCGGCGATTTGTTGCTTTTTCAGTCGTTTGTATTAATTGGTGCACGAATTGCTATGTTGTTAATGGCGTTGGCACCGCCTTTTGCTGCACTTATAGGCTGGCTGCTTTTGGGCGAGGTTCTTGCTCCGCAAAGTTGGTTGGGAATGACTGTTACCATGACCGGAATAATTATCGTTATACTGAAACGAGAGAAATCGGAAGAGAATGGTGTTAAAATCCGAAGGTTTAAATCATCGTATCCCATAAAAGGAATTCTGCTGGCTTTGGGTGGTGCCATGGGGCAGGCAGCTGGTTTGGTAATCAGCAAAAAAGGAATGGGCGATTATGATGCTTTCTCTGCTACGCAAATTCGGATTTTGGCGGGAACTGTTGGTTTTTCCATCCTTTTTATCTTCATAAAACGCTGGCCGCGCGTTTGGGGTGCCTTAAAAAATGGCCCGGCTATGAAACGTATTACATTGGGGGCTTTCTTTGGACCTTTCCTTGGGGTTTCTTTTTCTTTATTGGCTGTTCAACATACGCAAGCCGGAATTGCCGCTACTTTAATGGCCATTGTTCCGGTACTTATTATCGGGCCTTCAATTTTATTGTTTAAAGAAAAAGTAAACTGGAAAGAAATTCTGGGAGCTGTAATAACCGTTGGAGGTGTGGCAATGTTCTTTTTGTAG
- a CDS encoding GNAT family protein: MSNSEIITLKTERLSLLEIEMDDLISLHRLHSIPEVDEFNTLGIPESIKDTEKFVRQQLEAKSKIPRSSFMWKVLLKDSGAFIGVAGFSLSNNKFKLGEIYYKLDPAYWGKGYATELAKRLVLLGFDTFYLHKVEAGVATENIKSVKVLEKIGMTREGLRRKILPIRGEWKDNFHYAIVEDDPRDY, encoded by the coding sequence ATGAGTAATTCTGAAATAATAACTTTAAAAACTGAACGGCTGAGCTTATTGGAGATTGAAATGGATGATTTAATAAGCCTGCACCGGTTACATTCAATTCCTGAAGTGGACGAATTTAACACCCTTGGAATTCCAGAATCAATAAAAGATACAGAGAAATTTGTAAGGCAACAGTTAGAGGCTAAGAGTAAAATTCCGCGAAGTTCTTTTATGTGGAAAGTTTTGCTGAAAGATTCAGGAGCCTTTATTGGTGTGGCTGGATTTTCATTGTCGAATAATAAGTTTAAGCTTGGTGAAATTTACTACAAACTCGATCCTGCTTATTGGGGAAAAGGTTATGCCACTGAACTTGCAAAACGGCTGGTTTTGCTGGGGTTTGACACTTTTTACCTACACAAAGTGGAGGCAGGTGTAGCCACCGAAAATATAAAATCAGTAAAAGTGCTGGAAAAAATTGGAATGACCCGCGAGGGACTGCGCCGAAAAATTTTACCCATACGCGGAGAGTGGAAAGATAATTTCCATTACGCCATTGTTGAAGACGATCCGCGTGATTATTAA
- a CDS encoding S28 family serine protease gives MKKFQILLVLLLLSAVTFSQTTLKAFLENQPEIKSVEQMPCNDFFVAKYKIMVEQPVDHTDPSKGTFLQRALIADKGVDQPVVFITEGYNGAYSENPDYINELCPILGANQICMDHRYFGESMPEPINYDYLTVRNAAADHHHIIQMMKEYYTGKWISTGISKGGQTTVYHRWLYPNDVDVSVPYVGPLNFGIEDGRHQPFIANTTGTPEGRAKVRAFQLQILKNRETYLPLLEQYCNDKNLHPLLNNNEMLDYIVLEFSYGFWQYDNSLDDIPALDAPAKDLFAELVKVSSPMYLSREGVDIFKSFYVQAAHELGYYGYDVKPFKDYLSIKSAKGWLNRIYLPELDIKYNKKTAKEVKKFIKKTDAKMLFIYGEWDPWSASAFEVPNKPNFLKIVKPKGSHNTRIANLPKEQKQQVKETLEKWLDMKVNIEL, from the coding sequence ATGAAGAAATTTCAAATCTTGCTGGTTTTACTGTTGCTGTCGGCAGTAACTTTTTCGCAAACCACGCTAAAAGCCTTTCTCGAAAATCAACCCGAGATTAAAAGTGTTGAACAAATGCCTTGCAACGATTTTTTTGTCGCGAAATACAAAATTATGGTAGAGCAGCCTGTTGACCATACTGATCCGTCAAAAGGAACCTTTTTGCAACGGGCGTTGATCGCCGACAAAGGCGTTGACCAGCCTGTAGTTTTTATCACCGAAGGTTACAATGGTGCTTATTCCGAAAACCCAGATTACATTAACGAATTATGCCCGATACTTGGAGCTAATCAAATCTGTATGGATCACCGCTATTTTGGCGAATCGATGCCGGAGCCAATAAACTATGATTACCTGACTGTGCGCAATGCTGCTGCCGATCATCACCATATCATTCAGATGATGAAAGAATATTATACTGGAAAATGGATAAGCACCGGCATTAGCAAAGGCGGGCAAACAACTGTTTATCACCGCTGGCTTTACCCCAACGATGTTGACGTTTCGGTACCATATGTAGGGCCACTGAACTTTGGGATTGAAGATGGCCGGCACCAGCCTTTTATTGCTAATACCACTGGCACGCCCGAAGGCCGGGCAAAAGTACGGGCATTCCAACTGCAAATTCTTAAAAATCGGGAGACTTATCTACCATTACTTGAGCAGTATTGCAACGATAAAAATCTACATCCTCTGCTAAACAACAACGAAATGCTGGACTATATAGTGCTCGAATTTTCCTATGGCTTTTGGCAATACGACAATTCGTTAGATGATATTCCGGCACTGGATGCACCGGCAAAAGATTTGTTTGCAGAATTGGTAAAAGTATCATCGCCGATGTATCTGTCGAGAGAAGGTGTTGACATTTTTAAATCGTTTTATGTACAGGCTGCACACGAACTGGGGTATTACGGTTACGATGTAAAACCGTTTAAAGATTACCTGTCGATAAAGTCGGCAAAAGGCTGGTTAAACCGTATTTACCTGCCCGAGCTGGATATTAAATACAATAAAAAGACAGCTAAAGAAGTGAAGAAATTCATCAAAAAAACCGATGCAAAAATGCTATTTATTTATGGAGAGTGGGATCCGTGGTCGGCTTCGGCGTTTGAAGTTCCGAACAAACCGAATTTCCTGAAAATTGTAAAACCAAAAGGAAGCCACAACACACGAATTGCGAATTTACCTAAAGAACAAAAACAGCAGGTAAAAGAAACACTTGAAAAGTGGCTGGATATGAAAGTTAATATTGAGTTATAG
- a CDS encoding patatin-like phospholipase family protein: MSKNVALVLSGGAARGMAHIGVIEELEARGYNITSVAGTSMGALVGGIYALGKLPEFKKWAIALERHDMFRMVDFSFGGNGLIKGEKVLSKIQEFIPDALIEDLPIPFSATAVDLKHREEVVFTKGSLFNAIRASIAIPSVFTPITSDNTILVDGGVMNNLPISNVQRTEGDKLVAVHVNAAIPVPQHFNEQEDETEKESKYRKWMNEFYDFLHINHPKEKKEQLGFLSLMDQALATGMLKQVDYAIEKGKPDVVINVSRDACGTYDFYKAKEVIEIGRYSAILELDKEKFND, translated from the coding sequence ATGAGTAAAAACGTTGCCTTGGTACTTTCGGGCGGAGCTGCACGCGGAATGGCACATATTGGCGTCATTGAAGAATTAGAAGCACGCGGTTATAACATTACCTCAGTTGCCGGCACATCAATGGGAGCATTGGTTGGTGGCATTTATGCGCTGGGAAAATTACCAGAGTTTAAAAAATGGGCGATAGCTCTGGAACGCCACGATATGTTTCGCATGGTAGATTTTTCGTTTGGCGGAAACGGCCTGATAAAAGGAGAAAAAGTGTTGTCTAAAATTCAAGAGTTTATCCCCGACGCGCTTATCGAAGATTTGCCGATTCCGTTCTCCGCAACTGCCGTTGATTTAAAACATCGGGAAGAGGTGGTGTTTACCAAAGGTAGTTTGTTTAACGCAATCAGGGCATCAATTGCTATTCCGTCGGTATTTACGCCCATTACCAGCGATAACACAATATTGGTTGATGGCGGCGTTATGAACAACCTTCCTATTTCGAATGTACAGCGCACCGAAGGCGATAAACTGGTTGCCGTTCATGTAAATGCAGCTATTCCGGTTCCGCAACATTTTAATGAACAAGAAGACGAGACAGAAAAAGAGTCGAAATACAGAAAATGGATGAACGAATTTTACGATTTTCTGCATATTAACCATCCAAAAGAAAAAAAAGAGCAACTCGGATTTCTTTCGCTTATGGATCAGGCCTTAGCTACCGGAATGTTAAAACAAGTTGACTATGCCATTGAAAAAGGAAAACCGGATGTGGTTATTAACGTTTCGCGCGATGCTTGCGGAACCTACGATTTTTACAAAGCAAAAGAGGTAATTGAAATCGGACGCTATTCGGCTATTCTGGAACTCGACAAAGAAAAATTCAATGACTAA
- a CDS encoding SusD/RagB family nutrient-binding outer membrane lipoprotein codes for MKKILFSLLISLALVFNACDDFLDINDNPNDPSDATIVQLLPAGQAGIVFGFSNALNRIASDNVQYFSGRYDSWNITPSDVSNGWRFALYAGGLADLEQVIIKATETENYHFVGVAKLYKAYAYSIMVDLWNDIPFSQANNPEFEFPEFDEASSVYDNLFLLIDEAIADLDKPLPDLAADLSSVDLVYNGDINSWKKMGYTLKLKMYNQIRLTDPGLAKTQIENLVASGNLMSKNSDDFLFQFGTSTSPENRHPGFITDYETKGEAYVNKFFYDTMFDKSDPRLPYYFYNQNTDFEGRYTGDPTPTGNDGDTRSIQGLYPVGGKYDNGEAETAGGSDATGNGRYRMITNVMRLFIECEAALALDANVSDTPKNLLEDALKATFTEINSLSAPDITDDVRNAYITSVLDMFDNAATNEEKLAVVMQEKWIAMFGNAIEAWNDYRRTGYPVLPDPLTASNNVVANRYPYPNDELNSNPNAPEALENNMKVFWDN; via the coding sequence ATGAAAAAGATATTATTCAGCCTATTAATCTCTTTGGCATTAGTATTTAATGCCTGTGACGATTTTCTGGACATCAACGATAATCCCAATGATCCTTCAGATGCAACGATTGTGCAACTTTTGCCGGCAGGTCAGGCGGGCATTGTTTTTGGCTTTTCAAACGCATTAAATCGTATAGCATCAGATAATGTTCAATACTTTTCTGGCAGATATGATTCCTGGAATATTACACCTTCAGATGTTTCAAATGGATGGAGGTTCGCATTATATGCCGGTGGTTTAGCCGATCTTGAACAAGTAATTATCAAAGCAACAGAAACTGAGAACTATCATTTTGTAGGCGTTGCCAAACTTTATAAAGCTTATGCGTACAGCATAATGGTTGATTTATGGAACGATATCCCATTTTCTCAAGCAAACAATCCCGAGTTCGAATTCCCTGAATTTGATGAAGCAAGTTCAGTTTACGATAACTTATTTTTACTTATTGATGAAGCAATCGCCGATCTTGATAAACCATTGCCAGACTTAGCTGCCGATTTGTCAAGTGTAGACCTGGTATATAATGGTGATATCAACTCATGGAAAAAGATGGGTTATACTCTAAAACTTAAAATGTATAATCAAATCAGGTTGACAGACCCCGGACTTGCAAAAACGCAAATAGAGAATCTTGTAGCTTCGGGAAATTTGATGAGCAAAAATTCTGATGATTTCCTATTCCAGTTTGGAACTTCCACCAGTCCCGAAAATCGTCACCCTGGATTCATTACAGATTATGAAACAAAAGGTGAAGCATATGTAAACAAATTCTTCTACGACACAATGTTCGATAAATCAGATCCTAGACTTCCATATTATTTCTACAATCAAAATACTGATTTTGAAGGGAGATATACCGGAGATCCTACACCTACCGGGAATGATGGTGATACTCGTTCAATTCAAGGACTGTATCCGGTTGGCGGAAAATACGATAACGGAGAAGCGGAGACTGCTGGTGGTAGCGATGCTACCGGAAACGGTCGCTATAGAATGATTACAAATGTTATGCGTTTATTTATCGAATGTGAAGCAGCTTTGGCTCTTGATGCCAATGTATCGGATACTCCTAAGAACTTGCTGGAGGATGCATTAAAAGCCACTTTTACAGAAATCAATTCATTAAGTGCACCCGATATTACTGATGATGTTAGAAATGCATACATTACCTCTGTATTGGATATGTTTGATAATGCCGCGACTAATGAAGAAAAACTTGCTGTAGTTATGCAAGAGAAATGGATCGCCATGTTTGGGAATGCCATTGAAGCTTGGAACGATTACAGAAGAACCGGTTACCCAGTACTTCCTGATCCTCTTACTGCAAGTAACAATGTAGTTGCTAACCGATATCCATATCCAAATGACGAACTGAATTCCAATCCAAATGCACCTGAAGCTCTGGAGAATAACATGAAAGTATTTTGGGATAATTAA
- a CDS encoding SpaA isopeptide-forming pilin-related protein: MTKINFIAFLAFVISLLSCTTEEYVDPAPQLFFTVVEDDLIFVEGATVSLFNNQEDWENDSNVVASLQTDAKGQALFENLDEQTYYFYVEKGDLNNLADIAALSAPLQIGRKSELFVKIMDTQLQR, translated from the coding sequence ATGACAAAAATTAACTTTATTGCCTTTTTGGCATTCGTAATTTCTCTTTTAAGCTGTACAACAGAGGAATATGTAGACCCGGCTCCTCAATTATTCTTTACGGTCGTTGAAGATGACCTGATATTTGTTGAAGGCGCAACGGTAAGTCTTTTTAACAATCAAGAGGATTGGGAAAACGATTCCAATGTAGTAGCATCACTACAAACCGATGCAAAGGGCCAGGCTCTTTTTGAAAATCTGGACGAACAGACCTACTATTTCTATGTGGAAAAAGGCGATCTCAACAACCTGGCAGATATTGCCGCCTTATCCGCCCCCCTTCAAATAGGCCGAAAATCGGAACTGTTTGTGAAAATTATGGATACTCAACTTCAACGATAA
- the asnB gene encoding asparagine synthase B, whose protein sequence is MCGIVGAFDLKIEAEDLRPQVLMMSKKVRHRGPDWSGIYCGEKAIIAHERLSIVDPESGGQPLYSKNGKLILGVNGEIYNHRELRKRYDGKYEFLTGSDCEVILALYNDKKEKFLDEMNGIFAFALYDEENDAYLIGRDHIGIIPLYQGWDKWGNYYVASELKSLEGFCTKIEEFPPGHYLYSKDGEIKKWYVREWEEFDNVKDNPANVEELSQALEDAVQRQLMSDVPYGVLLSGGLDSSITSALAKKFSSKRIEDGGEKDAWWPQLHSFVIGLEGSPDLAAARKVADHIGTVHHEIHYTIQEGLDAIKDVIYHIETYDVTTVRASTPMYMISRVIKSMGIKMVLTGEGADEIFGGYLYFHKAPNAEEFHKECVRKVSRLNMYDCLRANKSLAAWGVEGRVPFLDKEFVDVAMRFNPEAKMAKDGKMEKHCLREGFAKYLPEEVAWRQKEQFSDGVGYGWIDTLKQIAEDKVSDEMMKNAKYRFPVNPPRNKEEYVYREIYSEHFPSDAAAACVPSEASIACSTAAAIEWDASFQGNADPSGRAVNAVHSQGATFKDIKK, encoded by the coding sequence ATGTGTGGAATTGTTGGAGCATTTGATTTAAAAATTGAAGCAGAGGATCTCCGCCCTCAGGTGCTGATGATGAGTAAAAAAGTTCGTCACCGCGGACCAGACTGGTCGGGTATTTATTGTGGCGAGAAAGCAATAATTGCTCATGAGCGTCTATCAATTGTCGACCCGGAATCGGGAGGGCAGCCATTGTACAGTAAAAACGGGAAACTGATTCTGGGAGTAAATGGAGAGATATATAATCATCGTGAACTGAGAAAACGCTACGATGGTAAATACGAATTTTTAACCGGATCGGATTGCGAAGTAATCCTGGCTTTGTATAACGATAAAAAGGAGAAGTTTCTGGATGAGATGAACGGAATTTTTGCCTTTGCTCTTTATGATGAGGAGAACGATGCTTATTTGATCGGGCGCGATCATATTGGTATTATTCCCTTGTACCAGGGATGGGACAAGTGGGGAAATTACTATGTGGCATCGGAGCTGAAATCGTTGGAAGGATTTTGTACCAAAATAGAAGAATTTCCTCCGGGACATTACTTGTATAGTAAAGATGGTGAGATTAAAAAATGGTATGTTCGCGAATGGGAAGAATTTGATAATGTAAAAGATAATCCTGCAAATGTTGAAGAGTTGTCGCAAGCTCTTGAGGATGCGGTACAGCGCCAGTTGATGTCTGATGTTCCTTATGGAGTATTACTTTCAGGAGGACTTGACTCATCGATTACTTCGGCATTAGCAAAAAAATTCTCATCAAAACGTATTGAAGATGGTGGCGAGAAAGATGCCTGGTGGCCACAGTTGCACTCGTTTGTAATTGGTTTGGAGGGGTCTCCCGATTTGGCTGCTGCGCGTAAAGTTGCCGATCATATCGGAACCGTTCATCACGAAATTCATTATACAATTCAGGAAGGACTGGATGCCATTAAAGATGTAATCTACCATATTGAAACGTACGATGTAACCACTGTACGGGCATCAACGCCAATGTATATGATCTCGCGAGTGATTAAATCGATGGGAATTAAAATGGTTCTTACCGGAGAGGGTGCCGACGAGATTTTTGGCGGATATCTGTATTTCCACAAGGCACCAAATGCCGAAGAATTTCACAAAGAATGCGTACGTAAAGTTAGCCGTTTGAATATGTATGACTGTTTACGTGCCAATAAATCGTTGGCGGCATGGGGTGTTGAAGGACGTGTGCCTTTCCTCGATAAAGAATTTGTTGACGTGGCAATGCGTTTTAATCCTGAAGCCAAAATGGCCAAAGATGGAAAAATGGAAAAACACTGTCTGCGCGAAGGTTTTGCCAAATATCTGCCCGAGGAAGTTGCATGGCGTCAGAAAGAACAATTCTCTGACGGTGTTGGTTATGGCTGGATTGATACGCTGAAACAAATTGCAGAAGATAAGGTGAGTGATGAGATGATGAAGAATGCAAAATATCGTTTCCCTGTTAATCCTCCGAGGAACAAAGAAGAATATGTATACCGCGAAATATATAGCGAACACTTCCCCTCGGATGCTGCTGCAGCATGTGTGCCGTCTGAGGCCTCAATTGCGTGTAGTACAGCTGCAGCTATTGAGTGGGATGCTTCATTTCAGGGTAATGCCGATCCATCAGGTCGTGCAGTAAATGCCGTTCACTCACAGGGAGCAACGTTCAAAGACATTAAAAAATAA
- a CDS encoding TlpA disulfide reductase family protein, translating to MRKLLVVIIGLALFACSQPQDGYKITVKLDGADGNVVLEQRGASQWIGIDTAEVVDGVAVLEGQVKFPGMYYLSVNGEREKAVLFVENTNMTVTGKADSIVGIQVSGSTTHDEFKAINDEIQKISEEYMAIYEEARTANAAGDTAKANKLMKQVEDLYANVGVLQEEFVKENPASYVAPLLLSQIQYEKEVDELDALVSNLDAKLDSVPAIIDLKAKIEKMKTVAVGKTAPDFTQNDADGNPVKFSDIYSKNELTLLDFWASWCGPCRAENPNVVATYNKYKDQGFSVLGVSLDRDKDAWLKAIDDDGLTWDHVSDLAYWNNAAAKIYAVSSIPSSLLVDKNGVIVAKNKRGEELGKTVAEFLSK from the coding sequence ATGAGAAAATTATTAGTTGTTATTATCGGTTTAGCCTTGTTTGCCTGTTCGCAACCGCAGGATGGTTATAAAATTACCGTTAAACTCGATGGTGCTGACGGCAATGTGGTATTGGAACAACGTGGAGCCAGCCAGTGGATTGGCATTGATACCGCCGAGGTGGTTGATGGTGTTGCTGTTCTTGAGGGACAAGTGAAATTCCCGGGTATGTATTATTTGTCGGTTAACGGAGAACGTGAAAAAGCTGTGTTGTTTGTTGAAAATACGAACATGACGGTTACCGGAAAGGCCGATTCTATTGTTGGTATTCAGGTTAGCGGATCTACTACACACGATGAGTTTAAAGCGATAAACGACGAGATACAAAAAATTAGCGAAGAATACATGGCTATATACGAGGAGGCTCGCACTGCAAATGCTGCTGGCGATACTGCTAAAGCCAATAAACTGATGAAACAGGTTGAAGACCTGTACGCCAACGTTGGGGTACTGCAGGAAGAGTTTGTAAAAGAAAATCCGGCTTCGTATGTTGCTCCTTTGCTGTTAAGCCAAATTCAGTACGAAAAAGAGGTGGATGAACTGGACGCTTTAGTGAGTAATCTGGATGCGAAATTAGATTCAGTTCCTGCGATTATTGATTTGAAAGCAAAGATTGAGAAAATGAAAACGGTAGCTGTTGGAAAAACTGCCCCTGATTTTACGCAAAACGACGCAGATGGAAATCCGGTTAAGTTTTCGGATATCTATTCAAAGAATGAGTTGACATTGCTCGACTTCTGGGCATCGTGGTGTGGACCTTGCCGTGCCGAAAACCCGAATGTAGTTGCTACGTATAATAAATACAAAGATCAGGGATTTAGTGTGCTTGGCGTTTCGCTCGACAGAGATAAGGATGCATGGTTAAAAGCCATAGACGATGATGGTTTAACCTGGGATCATGTTTCGGATCTTGCATACTGGAACAATGCGGCAGCAAAAATTTATGCTGTTAGTTCAATTCCTTCGAGTTTGTTGGTTGACAAAAACGGAGTAATTGTTGCTAAAAATAAACGAGGCGAAGAGTTGGGCAAAACCGTAGCTGAATTTCTTAGCAAGTAG
- a CDS encoding acyl-CoA dehydrogenase family protein, whose amino-acid sequence MANYYTDNSELKFHLNHPLMKEIVRLKEREYAFKDEFDFAPLDYEDAIDSYDRVLDVVGEICGNIVAENAESIDAEGPSVIDGRVKYARGTEENIKALNQAGLMGMSLPYKYEGLNFPIVPYIMAADIVSRADAGFVNIWGLQDCAETINEFASEEQKEKYLPRVCNGDTMAMDLTEPDAGSDLQAVQLKATWNEEKQVWLLNGVKRFITNGDGDISLVLARSEPGTSDGRGLSMFIYDKQSGGVTVRRIEHKMGIIGSPTCELVFKDAPAELVGSRKMGLIKYVMALMNGARLGIAAQSVGVCEAAYREAMEYAKERMQFGKAIIKFPAVYEILSLMKAKLDASRTLLYETSRFVDMYKTYMHIAEERKLEKEERNEMKKYQRLADIFTPLVKGMASEYSNQLAYDAVQIHGGSGFMKDYPVERIYRDARITSIYEGTTQLQVVAAIRGVTTGGYLNQIRAYEAEKVSPTLEYLKRTLIILTADYEEAVKKVTAAGDNEFVDFHARRLVEMAGHIIMSYLLLLDTNREASFLKSTKNYIAFAKAQVKAHAEFIRASELSDMGDYKFEMQ is encoded by the coding sequence ATGGCAAATTATTATACAGATAACAGCGAGTTAAAATTTCACCTGAATCACCCGTTAATGAAAGAGATCGTTCGGTTAAAAGAACGTGAATATGCTTTCAAGGATGAATTTGATTTTGCTCCACTGGATTACGAAGATGCAATTGACAGTTACGATCGTGTACTTGATGTTGTAGGTGAAATTTGCGGTAACATTGTTGCCGAGAATGCAGAAAGTATTGATGCTGAAGGACCGTCAGTAATTGACGGACGTGTAAAGTATGCTCGTGGAACCGAGGAAAACATCAAAGCACTGAACCAGGCCGGATTAATGGGAATGTCGTTACCCTACAAATACGAAGGCTTGAACTTCCCGATTGTGCCTTACATTATGGCTGCCGATATTGTATCGCGTGCCGATGCCGGTTTTGTAAACATTTGGGGGCTGCAAGACTGTGCCGAAACCATTAACGAATTTGCTTCGGAAGAGCAAAAAGAAAAGTACCTTCCTCGTGTTTGCAATGGCGACACTATGGCGATGGACTTAACCGAGCCGGATGCAGGTTCTGATCTTCAGGCGGTGCAGTTAAAAGCCACCTGGAACGAAGAAAAACAAGTTTGGTTACTGAATGGGGTAAAACGATTCATCACCAATGGCGATGGCGATATTTCGCTTGTTTTAGCCCGCTCGGAGCCCGGAACATCAGATGGCCGTGGCTTATCGATGTTTATTTACGACAAGCAGTCGGGTGGAGTAACCGTTCGTCGTATCGAGCATAAAATGGGAATTATTGGTTCGCCAACCTGCGAATTGGTATTTAAAGATGCGCCAGCGGAATTGGTTGGTTCGCGAAAAATGGGACTGATAAAATACGTTATGGCATTGATGAACGGTGCGCGTTTGGGTATTGCAGCACAGTCGGTAGGAGTATGCGAAGCAGCTTACCGCGAAGCTATGGAATACGCCAAAGAACGTATGCAGTTTGGTAAGGCCATTATTAAATTTCCTGCTGTATACGAAATTCTTTCGCTAATGAAAGCCAAGTTGGATGCATCGCGGACTTTGTTGTACGAAACTTCGCGTTTTGTTGACATGTATAAAACTTACATGCACATTGCCGAAGAGCGCAAACTGGAGAAAGAAGAGCGTAACGAGATGAAAAAGTATCAGCGTTTGGCCGATATCTTTACTCCACTAGTGAAAGGTATGGCGAGCGAATACAGCAACCAGTTGGCTTACGATGCGGTTCAGATTCACGGTGGATCGGGTTTTATGAAAGATTACCCGGTTGAACGTATCTATCGCGATGCACGTATTACATCGATTTACGAAGGTACAACACAGTTGCAGGTTGTTGCTGCCATCCGTGGTGTAACTACAGGTGGTTATCTTAACCAGATTCGTGCATACGAAGCTGAAAAGGTTTCTCCAACCCTGGAATACCTGAAACGTACATTGATTATTTTAACTGCCGACTACGAAGAAGCTGTTAAGAAAGTAACTGCTGCAGGCGACAACGAGTTCGTTGATTTCCATGCACGTCGTTTGGTTGAAATGGCAGGCCACATTATTATGAGCTACCTGTTGTTGCTGGATACCAATCGCGAGGCTTCATTCTTGAAATCGACTAAAAACTACATCGCTTTTGCAAAAGCACAGGTTAAAGCACATGCCGAGTTTATCCGTGCATCGGAATTGAGCGACATGGGCGATTATAAATTTGAAATGCAATAA